The Streptomyces sp. NBC_00691 genome has a segment encoding these proteins:
- the kdpA gene encoding potassium-transporting ATPase subunit KdpA has protein sequence MSPVLAGVLQLLALLVALGLSYRPLGDHMARVYSSDRHLRVERWIYKGIGADPSMEMRWPAYLRGVLAFSAVSVLFLYLLQRVQGSLPGSLGFVSIDPDQAFNTAASFVANTNWQSYYGEQAMGHVVQTGGLAVQNFLSAAVGIAVAVALVRGFARSRTGELGNFWADLVRGTVRVLLPISVIGALVLVACGAIQNFAGIHEVGQFTGGSQQWNGGAVASQEVIKELGTNGGGYFNANSAHPFENPSGLSNLFEIYLILVIPFALTRTFGRMVGSLRQGYAILGTMAAIWLGFTALMMWTEFAHHGPAFDIAGGAMEGKETRFGIGGSSIFAVATTLTSTGAVNSFHSSYTGFGGGITMLGMQLGEIAPGGVGSGLYGMLIMAIIAVFIAGLMVGRTPEYLGKKIGTREIKFAACYILVTPALVLGFTAVAMALDTPSHSMTNSGAHGFSEILYAYTSGANNNGSAFAGLNADTQWFNSTIGIAMLLGRFLPMVFVLALAGSLAEQTPVPETAGTLRTEKPLFTGLLVGTILIITGLTYFPALALGPLAEGLAA, from the coding sequence ATGAGTCCCGTTCTCGCCGGCGTCCTCCAGCTCCTCGCCCTCCTGGTCGCGCTCGGCCTCTCCTACCGGCCGCTGGGTGACCACATGGCCAGGGTCTACTCCTCCGACAGGCACCTGCGGGTGGAGAGGTGGATCTACAAGGGCATCGGCGCCGACCCGTCGATGGAGATGCGCTGGCCCGCCTATCTGCGCGGCGTCCTGGCCTTCTCCGCGGTGAGCGTCCTCTTCCTGTATCTGCTCCAGCGGGTGCAGGGCTCGCTCCCCGGCTCGCTCGGCTTCGTGTCGATCGACCCGGACCAGGCCTTCAACACGGCCGCCTCCTTCGTCGCGAACACCAACTGGCAGTCGTACTACGGCGAACAGGCCATGGGCCATGTCGTGCAGACCGGCGGCCTCGCGGTGCAGAACTTCCTGTCGGCCGCGGTGGGCATCGCGGTCGCGGTCGCCCTGGTACGCGGCTTCGCCCGGTCCCGTACCGGCGAGCTGGGCAACTTCTGGGCGGATCTGGTCCGCGGCACGGTCCGCGTCCTGCTCCCGATCTCGGTGATCGGCGCGCTGGTACTGGTGGCGTGCGGCGCCATCCAGAACTTCGCCGGCATCCACGAGGTGGGGCAGTTCACCGGCGGATCACAGCAGTGGAACGGCGGGGCGGTGGCCTCGCAGGAGGTCATCAAGGAGCTGGGCACCAACGGCGGCGGCTACTTCAACGCCAACTCCGCCCACCCCTTCGAGAACCCCAGCGGTCTGTCGAACCTCTTCGAGATCTATCTGATCCTGGTCATCCCCTTCGCGCTGACGCGGACCTTCGGCCGCATGGTCGGCTCGCTCAGGCAGGGATACGCGATCCTCGGCACGATGGCCGCGATCTGGCTCGGTTTCACGGCGCTCATGATGTGGACCGAATTCGCCCACCACGGACCGGCGTTCGACATCGCCGGCGGTGCGATGGAGGGCAAGGAGACCCGGTTCGGGATCGGCGGCTCGTCGATCTTCGCGGTCGCCACCACGCTGACCTCGACGGGAGCGGTGAACTCCTTCCACTCCTCGTACACCGGCTTCGGCGGCGGCATCACCATGCTGGGCATGCAGCTCGGCGAGATCGCGCCCGGCGGTGTCGGCTCCGGCCTCTACGGCATGCTGATCATGGCGATCATCGCGGTGTTCATCGCCGGTCTGATGGTCGGCCGCACCCCGGAGTACCTGGGCAAGAAGATCGGCACCCGCGAGATCAAGTTCGCGGCCTGCTACATCCTGGTCACTCCCGCCCTCGTCCTCGGCTTCACCGCCGTGGCGATGGCCCTGGACACGCCGTCGCACTCGATGACGAACTCCGGCGCGCACGGCTTCTCCGAGATCCTCTACGCCTACACCTCGGGTGCCAACAACAACGGTTCGGCCTTCGCGGGTCTGAACGCGGATACCCAGTGGTTCAACTCGACCATCGGCATCGCGATGCTCCTCGGCCGTTTCCTGCCCATGGTGTTCGTCCTCGCGCTGGCCGGTTCGCTGGCCGAGCAGACGCCCGTACCGGAGACGGCGGGCACCCTGCGGACCGAGAAGCCGCTGTTCACCGGCCTGCTGGTCGGCACGATCCTCATCATCACCGGTCTCACCTACTTCCCCGCCCTCGCGCTGGGACCGCTCGCCGAAGGGCTCGCAGCATGA
- a CDS encoding helix-turn-helix domain-containing protein, whose protein sequence is MTMHGADGAGGADALLGVLELLARQAPPARFDTLLDDARRTGLAGVELDRLERAVALADEVNARREQDARREAGLATLSDTARDLTLSYDLDSLLRVITRRARRLLGLDLAYVTLRGPHGACYVHTTEGSRTGQAGGPRIAPGLRIAEGYGLGGAVQSHGEAVWTADYLADERFAPSGSLDAGVHAPAFDEAAEAALRAEDLHAIMAAPLRSGDTVIGVLHGADRRVRHHTGEEIGLLTALADLAALAVEKAGLLDRTRAEVSELERDSSRVRSSLTRMRHVSEAHGRIMSLVLAGGDLGSVAKAAADALDATVMIRDQGGRCLATAGDIPGLVEEAVATASLDAHARRRPVLADDDTWVAPVIAGSEDLGGLVIRAAGGLTGEDERLLELAAQSVAFLLLMRRSTAVAEGPVRDELLDDLIADPPHAPQQIAQRARRLGVDLRRPHVLVLARPEGGEQGRAVVWASSYAYRLSGLKTVQGGCIVLLLPGIDASAAARAVADELSPLLGHPVSVAAAGPGQSPDGVARMHQEAGRCLDAMSALGGTGSAASVQDLGFLGLLLSDDNDVDGFVEAAIGPVLDYDAERFTDLTHTLEAYFASGGSPTNAAEALHVHPNTVSRRLERIGELLGPEWQKPGQVLEVQLALRLQRTREVLARGRATADPGRPAAGPPERNA, encoded by the coding sequence ATGACCATGCACGGCGCGGACGGAGCGGGTGGTGCCGACGCGCTGCTCGGAGTCCTCGAACTGCTGGCCCGGCAGGCGCCGCCCGCCCGGTTCGACACCCTCCTCGACGACGCCCGGCGCACCGGACTCGCAGGAGTGGAACTCGACCGCCTCGAACGGGCCGTCGCCCTCGCCGACGAGGTGAACGCCCGGCGCGAGCAGGACGCGCGCCGCGAAGCCGGACTCGCCACGCTCAGCGACACCGCCCGCGACCTCACCCTGTCGTACGACCTCGACAGCCTGCTGCGCGTGATCACCCGCCGGGCCCGGCGGCTCCTCGGCCTCGACCTGGCGTACGTGACCCTGCGTGGCCCGCACGGAGCCTGCTACGTCCACACCACCGAGGGCTCCCGCACCGGACAGGCCGGCGGCCCGAGGATCGCCCCCGGTCTGCGGATCGCCGAGGGGTACGGACTCGGCGGCGCCGTCCAGTCGCACGGCGAGGCCGTGTGGACCGCCGACTACCTCGCCGACGAACGCTTCGCTCCTTCCGGCTCCCTCGACGCCGGCGTCCACGCCCCCGCCTTCGACGAGGCCGCCGAGGCGGCCCTGCGCGCCGAGGACCTGCACGCGATCATGGCCGCACCGCTGCGCAGCGGCGACACGGTGATCGGCGTCCTGCACGGAGCCGACCGGCGGGTCCGCCACCACACCGGCGAGGAGATCGGGCTCCTCACCGCGCTCGCCGACCTCGCCGCACTCGCCGTCGAGAAGGCCGGACTGCTCGACCGCACACGGGCCGAGGTCTCCGAACTCGAACGGGACAGCTCCCGGGTCCGCAGCAGCCTCACCCGGATGCGGCACGTCAGCGAGGCCCACGGCCGGATCATGAGCCTGGTCCTCGCCGGCGGGGACCTCGGCAGCGTCGCCAAGGCCGCCGCCGACGCCCTCGACGCCACGGTGATGATCCGCGACCAGGGCGGCCGCTGCCTCGCCACCGCCGGAGACATACCCGGCCTCGTCGAGGAGGCCGTCGCCACGGCCTCGCTCGACGCGCACGCCCGCCGCCGCCCCGTCCTCGCCGACGACGACACCTGGGTCGCCCCCGTCATCGCCGGGTCCGAGGATCTCGGCGGCCTCGTCATCCGCGCCGCCGGAGGACTCACCGGCGAGGACGAACGGCTCCTCGAACTCGCCGCCCAGTCCGTCGCCTTCCTCCTCCTCATGCGCCGCTCCACCGCCGTCGCCGAAGGACCCGTCCGCGACGAACTCCTCGACGACCTCATCGCCGACCCGCCGCACGCGCCCCAGCAGATCGCCCAGCGCGCCCGCCGCCTCGGCGTCGACCTGCGCAGACCGCACGTCCTCGTGCTCGCCCGGCCGGAGGGCGGCGAACAGGGCAGGGCCGTGGTGTGGGCGTCCTCGTACGCGTACCGCCTCAGCGGTCTGAAGACCGTGCAGGGCGGCTGCATCGTGCTGCTCCTCCCCGGCATCGACGCCTCCGCCGCCGCCAGAGCCGTCGCCGACGAACTGTCCCCGCTGCTCGGCCACCCCGTCTCCGTCGCGGCCGCCGGACCCGGGCAGAGCCCGGACGGCGTCGCCCGGATGCACCAGGAGGCCGGACGCTGCCTGGACGCGATGAGCGCCCTCGGCGGCACCGGCTCGGCGGCGTCCGTGCAGGACCTGGGCTTCCTCGGCCTGCTGCTCTCCGACGACAACGACGTCGACGGCTTCGTCGAGGCGGCGATCGGCCCCGTGCTCGACTACGACGCCGAGCGGTTCACCGATCTCACCCACACCCTGGAGGCGTACTTCGCCTCCGGCGGCAGCCCGACCAACGCGGCCGAGGCGCTCCACGTCCACCCCAACACGGTCTCGCGCCGCCTGGAACGGATCGGTGAACTCCTCGGCCCCGAGTGGCAGAAACCCGGCCAGGTCCTGGAGGTCCAGCTGGCGCTGCGCCTCCAGCGCACCCGGGAGGTGCTGGCCAGGGGCCGCGCCACGGCGGACCCGGGCCGGCCGGCGGCGGGCCCGCCGGAGCGGAACGCCTGA
- the kdpF gene encoding K(+)-transporting ATPase subunit F — translation MSAENIVGLLVAAALLGYLVLALVKPERF, via the coding sequence GTGAGTGCCGAGAACATCGTCGGTCTGCTGGTGGCCGCCGCCCTCCTGGGCTACCTCGTCCTCGCCCTCGTCAAGCCCGAGAGGTTCTGA
- the pucL gene encoding factor-independent urate hydroxylase has protein sequence MSKHVLAQNQYGKAENRIVAVTRKGNDGAWHEIRDLNVSVALRGEYREVHLTGDNGNCLPTDTTKNTVYAFAKEHGVASPEAFGILLAKHFVTSQAVIHEAQIRVEEYAWDRISVPTRKEQHSFARKGQEVRTAQITYSANTGLQVLSGLKDLTVMNSTNSEFHGFIKDEYTTLQEAYDRILATKVTARWANSAPAAADEEHDWDRSYQKVRRHMLEAFAETYSYSLQQTLHAMADRVLDNVSTVNEVRLNLPNKHHFLVDLEPFGLTNDNEVYFAADRMYGLIEGTIHRDGVQPVIATSDWITA, from the coding sequence ATGAGCAAGCACGTCCTGGCGCAGAACCAGTACGGCAAGGCCGAGAACCGCATCGTCGCCGTGACCCGGAAGGGCAATGACGGCGCGTGGCACGAGATCCGCGACCTGAACGTGTCGGTGGCGCTGCGCGGCGAGTACCGCGAGGTCCATCTGACCGGCGACAACGGCAACTGCCTGCCGACCGACACCACCAAGAACACCGTCTACGCCTTCGCCAAGGAGCACGGCGTGGCCTCCCCCGAGGCCTTCGGCATCCTGCTGGCCAAGCACTTCGTGACCTCGCAGGCGGTGATCCACGAGGCGCAGATCCGGGTGGAGGAGTACGCCTGGGACCGGATCTCCGTCCCCACCCGCAAGGAGCAGCACTCCTTCGCCCGCAAGGGCCAGGAGGTCCGCACCGCGCAGATCACCTACTCGGCGAACACCGGGCTCCAGGTCCTCTCGGGCCTCAAGGACCTCACCGTCATGAACTCGACGAACTCCGAGTTCCACGGCTTCATCAAGGACGAGTACACGACGCTCCAGGAGGCGTACGACCGGATCCTCGCCACCAAGGTCACGGCGCGCTGGGCGAACTCGGCCCCGGCGGCCGCGGACGAGGAGCACGACTGGGACCGCTCGTACCAGAAGGTGCGCCGTCACATGCTGGAGGCGTTCGCGGAGACGTACAGCTACTCGCTCCAGCAGACGCTGCACGCGATGGCCGACCGGGTCCTGGACAACGTCTCCACGGTCAACGAGGTCCGGCTCAACCTGCCGAACAAGCACCACTTCCTGGTGGACCTGGAGCCCTTCGGCCTCACGAACGACAACGAGGTCTACTTCGCGGCGGACCGGATGTACGGCCTCATCGAGGGCACCATCCACCGTGACGGCGTGCAGCCGGTGATCGCGACCAGCGACTGGATCACCGCCTGA
- the kdpB gene encoding potassium-transporting ATPase subunit KdpB — translation MSTITPTRPPQSGPPSGRPAEAGRVGGGLFDPKQLVTSFPDAIKKLDPRVMVTSPVMFVVLIGSVVTTVLAVTNPGDWFGWAITAWLWLTTIFANLAEAVAEGRGKAQADTLRKAKTDTVARRITGTAEERVPGTELRIGDLVVCEAGDIIPGDGDVVEGVASVDESAITGESAPVIRESGGDRCAVTGGTKVLSDRIVVKITTKPGETFIDRMINLVEGAARQKTPNEIALNILLASLTIVFLLAVVTLKPFAIYAGADEQTSLIVLTALLVCLIPTTIGALLSAIGIAGMDRLVQRNVLAMSGRAVEAAGDVSTLLLDKTGTITLGNRQASEFVPVSGTTEAELADAAQLSSLADETPEGRSVVVLAKERYGLRERHQGELTDAEWIEFTAQTRMSGVDLVEHGAGRKVRKGATGSVVAWVKERGGSVSEDTQALTDRISQAGGTPLLVALEDDEGARVLGVVHLKDVVKEGMRERFDELRRMGIRTVMITGDNPLTAKAIAEEAGVDDFLAEATPEDKMALIKREQAGGKLVAMTGDGTNDAPALAQADVGVAMNTGTSAAKEAGNMVDLDSNPTKLIEIVEIGKQLLITRGALTTFSIANDVAKYFAIIPAMFAVAYPSLDRLNIMGLTSPESAILSAVVFNALIIVALVPLALKGVRYRPSSADSMLRRNLGIYGLGGLIAPFIGIKIIDVLLSLIPGIG, via the coding sequence ATGAGCACCATCACTCCCACCCGGCCCCCGCAGTCCGGGCCGCCCAGCGGCCGGCCGGCCGAGGCCGGACGCGTCGGCGGCGGACTGTTCGACCCGAAGCAGCTGGTCACGTCCTTCCCGGACGCGATAAAGAAGCTCGACCCGCGCGTCATGGTCACGTCCCCCGTCATGTTCGTGGTGCTGATCGGCTCGGTCGTCACGACCGTGCTCGCGGTCACGAACCCGGGCGACTGGTTCGGCTGGGCGATCACCGCCTGGCTGTGGCTGACCACGATCTTCGCCAACCTGGCGGAGGCGGTCGCCGAGGGCCGCGGCAAGGCGCAGGCCGACACCCTGCGCAAGGCCAAGACCGACACCGTCGCCCGCCGGATCACCGGCACGGCCGAGGAGCGGGTCCCGGGCACGGAGCTGCGCATCGGGGACCTGGTGGTCTGCGAGGCCGGCGACATCATCCCCGGCGACGGTGACGTCGTCGAGGGCGTCGCGTCGGTCGACGAGTCCGCGATCACCGGTGAGTCGGCCCCGGTCATCCGCGAGTCCGGCGGCGACCGGTGCGCCGTGACCGGCGGCACGAAGGTGCTGTCGGACCGGATCGTCGTGAAGATCACGACGAAGCCCGGCGAGACCTTCATCGACCGGATGATCAACCTGGTCGAGGGTGCGGCCCGGCAGAAGACGCCGAACGAGATCGCCCTCAACATCCTGCTCGCCTCGCTGACGATCGTCTTCCTGCTCGCCGTCGTGACGCTCAAGCCGTTCGCGATCTACGCGGGCGCCGACGAACAGACCTCGCTCATCGTCCTCACGGCGCTCCTGGTGTGTCTGATCCCGACGACGATCGGCGCGCTGCTCTCCGCGATCGGCATCGCGGGCATGGACCGACTGGTCCAGCGCAACGTCCTCGCGATGTCGGGCCGGGCGGTCGAGGCCGCCGGTGACGTCTCCACGCTGCTGCTCGACAAGACGGGCACGATCACCCTCGGCAACCGTCAGGCCTCGGAGTTCGTCCCGGTGTCCGGGACGACCGAGGCCGAACTGGCCGACGCCGCACAGCTGTCCTCGCTCGCCGACGAGACGCCCGAGGGCCGCTCGGTCGTGGTCCTCGCCAAGGAGAGGTACGGCCTTCGCGAGCGCCACCAGGGCGAGCTGACCGACGCCGAGTGGATCGAGTTCACCGCCCAGACCCGGATGTCGGGCGTCGACCTCGTCGAGCACGGGGCCGGACGCAAGGTGCGTAAGGGAGCGACCGGTTCGGTCGTGGCGTGGGTGAAGGAGCGGGGCGGCAGTGTCTCCGAGGACACGCAGGCGCTCACGGACCGGATCTCCCAGGCCGGCGGCACGCCCCTGCTGGTGGCTCTGGAGGACGACGAGGGCGCGCGTGTCCTCGGCGTCGTCCACCTCAAGGACGTCGTGAAGGAGGGCATGCGGGAACGGTTCGACGAACTGCGCCGCATGGGCATCCGTACGGTCATGATCACGGGCGACAACCCGCTGACCGCGAAGGCCATCGCGGAGGAGGCGGGCGTCGACGACTTCCTCGCCGAGGCGACGCCCGAGGACAAGATGGCCCTGATCAAGCGCGAACAGGCGGGCGGGAAGCTCGTCGCCATGACCGGCGACGGCACCAACGACGCCCCCGCGCTCGCGCAGGCCGACGTCGGGGTCGCGATGAACACGGGCACGTCGGCCGCGAAGGAGGCCGGCAACATGGTCGACCTCGACTCCAACCCGACCAAGCTCATCGAGATCGTCGAGATCGGCAAGCAACTCCTCATCACCCGGGGTGCGTTGACGACCTTCTCGATCGCCAACGACGTGGCGAAGTACTTCGCGATCATCCCCGCGATGTTCGCCGTCGCCTACCCGAGCCTCGACAGGCTCAACATCATGGGCCTGACCTCGCCCGAGTCCGCGATCCTCTCCGCGGTCGTCTTCAACGCGCTGATCATCGTCGCGCTGGTCCCGCTCGCCCTCAAGGGCGTGCGCTACCGGCCGTCCAGCGCGGACTCCATGCTCCGGCGGAACCTGGGGATCTACGGCCTCGGCGGCCTGATCGCCCCGTTCATCGGCATCAAGATCATCGACGTGCTCCTCTCCCTCATCCCCGGAATCGGCTGA
- a CDS encoding IS701 family transposase yields MSTSVATKRRAVTGSVPPAVPLDVVRSVGAPGSREDVYAELCAALFSGFPRRDQRLKAEQYLHGLLTAQGRKSIRNIAAQIGGPAAEQSLHHFVSSSTWDWQPMRASLARYLERNSCPQAWVVRPMPIPKAGEHSVGVDRRFDPERGQVFHGQQAFGVWFASDELSVPVNWRLFLPDPWVNDRTRRDRAEVPQEAGEETLEECAVAAALDTARWPDVTRKPVLLDIRGGAGRAALTRLAGAGVPVVARIGPGSRLAIADRSLPGFGAGPLSALQILESLKGLRRPVSWVDTVAGARTSRTSLATAVRVALPAPGGERMRPLVLLGEWDDPRRPPARVWISDLTGSPVGSLLRLTKLARRVERDFVEVGEGAGLRDFVGRSFRGWHRHITLASAAHAATVMAATDWEAPYGSGYGSGRTARTAS; encoded by the coding sequence GTGAGTACATCCGTCGCAACCAAGCGCAGGGCCGTGACCGGGTCCGTTCCGCCGGCCGTTCCCCTGGACGTCGTCAGGTCCGTCGGCGCGCCCGGCTCGCGCGAGGACGTCTACGCCGAGCTGTGTGCCGCGCTGTTCTCCGGCTTCCCGCGCCGGGACCAGCGGCTGAAGGCCGAGCAGTATCTGCACGGCCTGCTCACCGCGCAGGGCCGCAAGTCCATCCGTAACATCGCCGCTCAGATAGGCGGTCCGGCCGCCGAGCAGAGCCTGCACCACTTCGTGTCCAGCTCCACCTGGGACTGGCAGCCGATGCGGGCGTCGCTCGCCCGGTACCTCGAACGGAACAGCTGCCCGCAGGCCTGGGTGGTGCGGCCGATGCCGATACCGAAGGCCGGGGAGCACTCGGTGGGTGTGGACCGGCGGTTCGACCCGGAGCGCGGGCAGGTCTTCCACGGCCAGCAGGCGTTCGGGGTGTGGTTCGCGAGCGACGAGCTGAGCGTGCCCGTCAACTGGCGTCTGTTCCTGCCGGATCCCTGGGTGAACGACCGCACGCGGCGCGACCGCGCGGAGGTTCCCCAGGAGGCCGGCGAGGAGACGCTGGAGGAGTGCGCCGTCGCGGCGGCGCTCGACACGGCCCGCTGGCCGGACGTGACCCGCAAGCCGGTGCTGCTCGACATCCGGGGCGGCGCGGGACGGGCGGCCCTGACCCGGCTCGCCGGTGCGGGCGTGCCGGTCGTGGCGCGGATCGGTCCGGGTTCCCGGCTGGCGATCGCCGACCGTTCGCTGCCCGGCTTCGGGGCGGGTCCGCTGTCGGCGCTGCAGATCCTGGAGTCGCTCAAGGGCCTGCGCAGGCCGGTGAGCTGGGTGGACACGGTGGCCGGCGCGCGGACCTCGCGCACCTCGCTGGCCACGGCGGTGCGGGTGGCGCTGCCCGCGCCGGGCGGCGAGCGGATGCGTCCGCTGGTGCTGCTCGGCGAGTGGGACGACCCGCGGCGGCCCCCGGCCCGGGTGTGGATCAGCGATCTGACCGGCTCGCCGGTCGGCTCGCTGCTGCGGCTGACGAAGCTGGCCCGCCGGGTGGAGCGGGACTTCGTGGAGGTCGGCGAGGGGGCGGGGCTCCGGGACTTCGTGGGCCGTTCGTTCCGAGGCTGGCACCGGCACATCACGCTGGCCTCGGCCGCCCACGCGGCGACGGTCATGGCCGCCACCGACTGGGAGGCGCCCTACGGTTCCGGCTACGGATCGGGACGTACGGCGCGTACGGCGAGCTGA
- the crcB gene encoding fluoride efflux transporter CrcB — MNWLLVVAGAAVGAPLRYLTDRAARARFGPGFPWGTFTVNVVGSFLLGLLTGVASARLSLLLGTGLCGALTTYSTFSYETLKLSEDGAKGHAVLNVAVSLAAGLGAVWLGVETARLW; from the coding sequence GTGAACTGGCTGCTGGTCGTCGCGGGCGCCGCCGTCGGCGCCCCCCTGCGCTACCTCACGGACCGCGCGGCGCGCGCCCGCTTCGGCCCCGGCTTCCCCTGGGGCACCTTCACGGTGAACGTCGTCGGCTCGTTCCTCCTCGGGCTGCTCACCGGGGTGGCCTCGGCCCGGCTCTCCCTGCTGCTCGGCACGGGTCTGTGCGGCGCGCTCACGACGTACTCGACCTTCTCGTACGAGACGCTGAAGCTGTCCGAGGACGGGGCGAAGGGGCACGCGGTGCTCAACGTCGCCGTGAGCCTGGCCGCCGGACTCGGAGCCGTATGGCTGGGAGTGGAGACGGCCAGGCTGTGGTGA
- a CDS encoding AfsR/SARP family transcriptional regulator, with amino-acid sequence MDVRILGGLSVREHGVSITPTAAAPRQLLALLTASADQVVPVTVLTEELWPSGAPRGARAELQSHIAELRTLITGALRGAPSAEPGPGWSDRRTAEAILVSQPGGYRLDTGGGTNDVRQFERAAGAGYRAMEAGDLARAALRLGEALALWRGEPYAGVAAGPRLRREVERLETSRLSVLDQWVEAQLGLGRHADLVSELSGLVARYRTNEPLHAHYMVALLRCGQHDEALTVYERLRAALKGESGMEPSARLRRLQRSVLAVRNTEVRPLYASRVPAQFSPARARLVPAGSVG; translated from the coding sequence GTGGACGTCCGGATTCTGGGGGGACTGTCGGTACGTGAGCACGGGGTGTCGATCACGCCGACAGCCGCCGCGCCCCGGCAGCTCCTCGCCCTGCTCACGGCCAGCGCCGACCAGGTCGTCCCCGTGACGGTGCTCACCGAGGAGCTCTGGCCGTCCGGTGCGCCGCGCGGCGCCCGCGCCGAACTCCAGTCCCACATAGCCGAGTTGCGCACCCTGATCACCGGCGCCCTGCGCGGCGCCCCCTCGGCGGAGCCCGGGCCCGGCTGGTCCGACCGGCGCACCGCCGAAGCGATCCTCGTCTCCCAGCCCGGCGGCTACCGGCTCGACACCGGCGGCGGCACCAACGACGTCCGGCAGTTCGAGCGCGCGGCCGGCGCCGGATACCGCGCCATGGAGGCCGGCGACCTCGCCCGCGCCGCGCTCCGCCTCGGCGAGGCACTCGCCCTGTGGCGCGGCGAACCCTACGCGGGCGTCGCCGCCGGGCCCCGCCTCCGCAGAGAGGTCGAGCGCCTGGAGACCTCGCGGCTGAGCGTCCTCGACCAGTGGGTGGAAGCCCAGTTGGGCCTCGGCCGGCACGCCGACCTCGTCTCCGAACTCTCCGGGCTCGTCGCCCGCTACCGCACCAACGAGCCCCTCCACGCCCACTACATGGTGGCCCTGCTGCGCTGCGGCCAGCACGACGAGGCCCTCACCGTGTACGAGCGGCTGCGCGCGGCCCTCAAGGGGGAGAGCGGCATGGAGCCCTCGGCGCGGCTGCGCCGCCTCCAGCGCTCGGTCCTCGCCGTACGGAACACCGAGGTCCGCCCGCTCTACGCGTCCCGCGTCCCCGCCCAGTTCAGCCCCGCGCGAGCCCGGCTCGTACCGGCGGGTTCCGTGGGCTGA
- a CDS encoding potassium-transporting ATPase subunit C, protein MNNSVGSTGRLLWAGLRALLVLTVVCGVLYPLAVTGIAQVAFPDKANGSEVTDASGKVVGSELIGQTYDLPPKDGEETAAPDLRWFQPRPSNGLGSNSVNTRYSIILSGATNRSGDNAELIRWVQDAKAAVVKDNSTASYTVRPADVPADAVTSSGSGLDPHISPEYAKLQVHRIAEVNKLDVATVDKLVADHTDGRILGFVGEPRVNVLRINIALRQLVTAKG, encoded by the coding sequence ATGAACAACTCCGTAGGAAGCACGGGACGCCTGCTCTGGGCCGGCCTCCGCGCCCTGCTCGTCCTGACCGTCGTGTGCGGCGTCCTCTACCCGCTGGCCGTCACCGGGATCGCCCAAGTGGCCTTCCCCGACAAGGCGAACGGCTCCGAGGTCACCGACGCGAGCGGCAAGGTCGTCGGCTCGGAACTGATCGGCCAGACCTACGACCTGCCCCCGAAGGACGGCGAGGAGACCGCCGCGCCGGACCTGAGGTGGTTCCAGCCGCGCCCGTCGAACGGCCTGGGCTCCAACAGCGTCAACACCCGGTACTCGATCATCCTCTCCGGCGCCACCAACCGCTCGGGCGACAACGCGGAGCTGATCCGGTGGGTCCAGGACGCGAAGGCCGCCGTCGTCAAGGACAACTCGACCGCCTCGTACACGGTCAGGCCCGCGGACGTCCCCGCCGACGCGGTCACCTCCTCCGGCTCCGGCCTGGACCCGCACATCTCCCCGGAGTACGCGAAGCTCCAGGTCCACCGGATCGCCGAGGTGAACAAGCTGGACGTCGCGACGGTCGACAAGCTGGTCGCCGACCACACCGACGGCCGGATCCTCGGCTTCGTCGGCGAGCCCCGCGTCAACGTCCTCCGGATCAACATCGCCCTCAGGCAGCTGGTGACGGCGAAGGGCTGA
- the crcB gene encoding fluoride efflux transporter CrcB, which translates to MGLRAELPVVGVVAVGGALGASARYGAGLLLPTPEGAFPWTTFTVNVVGCALLGGLMVLLTERPTEWSTAPPHPLLRPFLGTGFCGGFTTFSTYALDTQRLLDAGDPTRGLLYLGGTLVAALAAVRAGVTGARAVRARAGRGRVGRA; encoded by the coding sequence ATGGGACTGCGCGCGGAACTGCCGGTCGTCGGGGTGGTGGCCGTCGGCGGGGCCCTCGGCGCGTCCGCCCGCTACGGCGCGGGGCTGCTCCTGCCCACCCCGGAAGGCGCCTTCCCGTGGACGACGTTCACGGTGAACGTGGTCGGCTGCGCGCTCCTCGGCGGGCTGATGGTCCTGCTGACGGAACGGCCGACCGAGTGGTCCACGGCACCCCCGCACCCTCTTCTCCGGCCCTTCCTGGGCACCGGGTTCTGCGGCGGGTTCACCACCTTCTCGACGTACGCCCTCGACACCCAGCGGCTGCTGGACGCCGGCGACCCCACGCGCGGGCTGCTCTACCTGGGCGGCACCCTGGTCGCCGCGCTCGCCGCCGTCCGGGCCGGGGTGACCGGCGCCAGGGCCGTCCGCGCGAGGGCGGGACGGGGCCGGGTGGGGCGCGCGTGA